From uncultured Fibrobacter sp., the proteins below share one genomic window:
- a CDS encoding class I SAM-dependent methyltransferase, producing the protein MYPNKIRYDIAMLVPKDAKSVLEIGAGSGKNCVIYPKDSYKVAIEPENRTDCQTAENFPGGFNEYHHVLYEDYKEDRKFDLIVMCDVLEHVNDPVDLINFCKQHLTPEGHILLSLPNFICVENILKIVLTRDFRYVKVDQGERALGVLDINHKTFWTKKSFIRFAKENGLEVERIVGIRKQLKFMPNILAHLSYIPFQYGFLTKIKK; encoded by the coding sequence ATGTACCCGAATAAAATTCGTTACGACATTGCCATGCTTGTTCCGAAAGATGCCAAGAGTGTTCTGGAAATAGGTGCCGGCTCTGGCAAGAACTGCGTGATTTATCCGAAGGATTCCTACAAGGTTGCTATCGAACCTGAAAACCGTACTGATTGCCAGACGGCGGAAAATTTCCCGGGCGGATTCAACGAATACCACCACGTGCTTTATGAAGACTATAAAGAAGACCGCAAGTTTGACCTGATAGTCATGTGCGACGTGCTGGAACATGTGAACGATCCGGTGGACCTCATTAATTTCTGCAAGCAGCATTTGACCCCGGAAGGCCATATCCTTCTTTCGCTCCCCAATTTTATCTGCGTTGAAAACATCCTCAAGATTGTCTTGACCAGGGATTTCCGCTATGTCAAGGTGGACCAGGGTGAACGTGCACTCGGCGTTCTTGATATCAACCACAAGACTTTCTGGACCAAAAAGAGCTTTATCCGCTTCGCCAAGGAAAACGGTCTCGAGGTGGAACGCATCGTGGGTATCCGAAAACAGCTCAAATTTATGCCCAATATCCTGGCTCATTTAAGTTATATCCCGTTCCAGTACGGATTTTTGACCAAAATTAAGAAGTAG
- a CDS encoding lysylphosphatidylglycerol synthase transmembrane domain-containing protein: protein MATDKTATKLLAKRIFQLIVSVGGFAYIFYKVPFSSVVDNWSLSMTPWILLMLVAANLIMLIQANRWKGLSVQGPEIPFKTYYAYTAMGYFFNNLLPTGFGGDAVKSLAFGKKFNQTSQSISAVLLSRIQGLLAMFLCFFIALPFALSKIEVPFAYTLVMIIAMLVCVVFVILCLFSDKVPVPAVILNKLTFIPKMQKSLSIYRQYKKQVFLSSLDSLWLQLLTLFMAYAYFRAVGQMIDISILVVFTSITIVISMLPISLNGIGVREGVQVALFTGILGIPAPIVLSAGLLGYIPLLFQAIQGAVVLLSAKNNTLPENH, encoded by the coding sequence ATGGCAACCGATAAAACAGCTACCAAGCTCCTTGCAAAGCGGATATTCCAGCTTATTGTAAGCGTGGGTGGATTCGCCTATATCTTTTATAAGGTGCCATTTTCAAGCGTCGTAGACAATTGGAGCCTTTCGATGACTCCTTGGATCCTTTTGATGCTTGTCGCCGCAAACCTGATTATGCTAATCCAGGCGAACCGCTGGAAAGGTCTTTCGGTACAAGGACCCGAAATTCCGTTCAAGACTTACTACGCCTACACCGCCATGGGTTATTTTTTCAACAACCTGTTGCCTACGGGTTTCGGGGGCGATGCTGTCAAATCGCTCGCCTTCGGCAAAAAATTCAACCAGACGAGCCAATCGATTTCGGCGGTGCTCCTGTCGCGAATCCAGGGGTTGCTGGCCATGTTCCTGTGCTTCTTTATAGCCCTCCCCTTCGCTTTAAGCAAAATCGAGGTCCCGTTCGCCTACACCCTGGTTATGATTATAGCGATGCTGGTTTGCGTAGTATTTGTGATTCTTTGCCTGTTTTCGGACAAAGTACCTGTTCCGGCAGTCATTTTGAACAAACTTACTTTTATTCCTAAAATGCAGAAGAGCCTGTCTATATATAGACAATACAAAAAACAGGTTTTCCTTTCGTCTTTGGATTCCCTGTGGCTGCAGCTTTTGACCCTTTTTATGGCCTACGCCTACTTTAGAGCCGTAGGGCAAATGATTGACATCAGTATTCTTGTTGTTTTCACTAGCATTACTATAGTCATTTCGATGCTCCCGATTTCGTTGAACGGGATCGGCGTCCGCGAGGGCGTGCAAGTCGCCCTATTTACTGGAATTCTCGGGATTCCAGCCCCGATCGTGCTATCGGCTGGACTTTTGGGCTATATTCCGCTACTTTTCCAGGCCATACAGGGTGCTGTTGTACTTTTGTCTGCAAAAAACAACACTTTGCCCGAAAACCATTAA